In Microbacterium foliorum, the following proteins share a genomic window:
- a CDS encoding ABC transporter ATP-binding protein: protein MSATQPDDVLLDVQGLSVEYASPGTTPVTAVENVSFTLRRGEFVGLVGESGSGKSTLGFALTRLQKPPARISGGRILFDGRDIRELDAEELRRQRQGGFAMVLQSGMNALNPVRTIGNHFRDIFAAHGHVARDARDARAKELVGKVGLDPLVLSRYPGELSGGMRQRASIALALSLEPQLMVFDEPTTALDVLVQHAVMDTIKDLQRSEHFTAILISHDLGIVLEATDRVMVMHEGRIVEDAPSLDILHRPRDEYTRMLLSHYADPRAESISIPGFVDLGTRRREGHSRTDLTETLPTVSQRDTRRADAAIVVEGVSKRYPAPRRGEKPVTAVDDVSFRLEPGEALALVGASGSGKSTIAKLITGVEKQTEGTVRFGDVDVASLGRKGLRDLRKDVQMVFQDPYAALNPLHTVEYALSRPIRNYTPLRGQEARARVLELLETVGLTPVEQFAAKLPHQLSGGQRQRVVIARALASDPQVLIADEPVSMLDVSLRAGVLALLEDLRERWGISMLYITHDLLSARLVTENILVLNSGRVVERGETSQVLQYPEDPYTVQLLDAVPNPSRISK from the coding sequence ATGAGCGCCACGCAACCCGATGACGTCCTGCTCGATGTCCAGGGCCTGTCCGTCGAATACGCCTCGCCGGGCACGACGCCGGTCACCGCGGTCGAGAACGTGTCGTTCACGCTGCGTCGTGGCGAGTTCGTCGGTCTCGTCGGCGAGTCGGGCTCGGGCAAGTCGACGCTCGGCTTCGCGCTGACCCGGCTGCAGAAGCCGCCGGCGCGGATCAGCGGCGGGCGGATCCTGTTCGACGGCCGCGACATCCGCGAGCTCGATGCCGAGGAGCTGCGTCGACAGCGTCAGGGCGGGTTCGCGATGGTGCTGCAGTCGGGCATGAACGCGCTGAACCCCGTCCGCACGATCGGCAACCACTTCCGCGACATCTTCGCCGCGCACGGGCATGTGGCCCGCGACGCCCGGGATGCGAGGGCGAAGGAGCTGGTCGGCAAGGTGGGTCTCGACCCCCTCGTGCTGTCGCGGTATCCGGGTGAGCTGTCGGGCGGCATGCGCCAGCGTGCCTCCATCGCGCTGGCTCTCTCGCTCGAACCGCAGCTCATGGTGTTCGACGAGCCGACCACCGCGCTCGACGTGCTCGTGCAGCACGCGGTCATGGACACGATCAAGGATCTGCAGCGCTCCGAGCACTTCACCGCGATCCTCATCAGTCATGACCTCGGCATCGTGCTCGAGGCCACCGACCGGGTGATGGTCATGCACGAGGGGCGGATCGTCGAGGACGCGCCGAGCCTCGACATCCTGCACCGTCCTCGGGACGAGTACACGCGGATGCTGCTGAGTCACTACGCCGATCCTCGGGCCGAGTCGATCTCGATCCCCGGGTTCGTCGACCTCGGCACCCGGCGCCGCGAGGGCCACTCTCGCACCGACCTGACCGAGACCCTGCCGACGGTGTCGCAGCGAGACACTCGCCGGGCGGATGCCGCGATCGTGGTCGAGGGCGTGTCGAAGCGCTACCCGGCACCTCGTCGTGGGGAGAAGCCCGTGACGGCGGTCGACGACGTCTCGTTCCGTCTGGAGCCGGGTGAGGCGCTCGCGCTCGTCGGCGCCTCCGGTTCGGGCAAGTCGACGATCGCGAAGCTCATCACCGGCGTCGAGAAGCAGACCGAGGGCACCGTGCGCTTCGGCGATGTCGACGTCGCGTCGCTGGGTCGCAAGGGACTCCGCGATCTGCGCAAGGACGTGCAGATGGTGTTCCAAGACCCCTATGCCGCGCTGAACCCGCTGCACACGGTCGAGTACGCGCTCAGCCGGCCGATCCGCAACTACACGCCGCTCCGAGGGCAGGAGGCGAGAGCTCGCGTGCTCGAGCTGCTCGAGACGGTGGGGCTGACGCCGGTGGAGCAGTTCGCGGCCAAGCTGCCGCACCAGCTGTCGGGCGGGCAGCGTCAGCGTGTCGTCATCGCCCGGGCCCTGGCCAGCGATCCGCAGGTGCTGATCGCCGACGAGCCCGTGTCGATGCTCGACGTGTCGCTGCGAGCCGGCGTGCTCGCGCTGCTCGAAGATCTGCGCGAACGGTGGGGCATCAGCATGCTCTACATCACGCACGACCTGCTCAGCGCACGTCTCGTCACCGAGAACATCCTCGTGCTCAACAGCGGTCGCGTCGTCGAACGCGGCGAGACCTCTCAGGTCCTTCAGTATCCGGAGGACCCCTACACGGTGCAGCTGCTCGACG
- a CDS encoding ABC transporter permease translates to MTSTMNVKVPSDRIAAPSPWRSFARMVGTLWSNGKARLGLIILGLFVVVAVFAPLLAPYGPKVNTFERNADASPAHWLGTTAAGEDVLSQLIYGSQVSLLVGMAAGLLSTIVAVLIGLSWGYMRGFLGEVVGFIVNLFLVIPGLPLMIVIAAYLQNGGILMIIAVIVVTGWAWGARVLRSQTQSLRGNDFVTSAQFSGDSRARIVFREILPNMTSIIAGTLFGAATAAILAEAGLEFLGLGDSSIVSWGTMLYWAQNSNSLLTGQWLLLFAPGLCIALLALSLTLINFGVDGISNPRLREGKGR, encoded by the coding sequence ATGACCTCCACCATGAATGTCAAGGTTCCCTCCGACCGGATCGCGGCTCCCAGCCCGTGGCGCTCGTTCGCCCGGATGGTGGGCACCCTCTGGTCCAACGGCAAGGCCCGACTGGGCCTCATCATCCTCGGGCTGTTCGTCGTGGTGGCGGTGTTCGCACCGCTGCTCGCCCCGTACGGCCCGAAGGTCAACACGTTCGAGCGCAACGCCGATGCGTCGCCCGCGCACTGGCTCGGCACCACCGCCGCGGGTGAGGACGTGCTGAGCCAGTTGATCTACGGCTCGCAGGTCAGTCTGCTCGTGGGCATGGCCGCCGGGCTCCTCTCGACGATCGTCGCCGTGCTGATCGGTCTCAGCTGGGGCTACATGCGTGGGTTCCTGGGCGAGGTGGTCGGCTTCATCGTCAACCTCTTCCTCGTGATCCCCGGTCTCCCGCTCATGATCGTGATCGCCGCCTACCTGCAGAACGGCGGCATCCTGATGATCATCGCGGTCATCGTCGTCACCGGATGGGCCTGGGGTGCGCGCGTGCTGCGCAGCCAGACCCAGTCGCTGCGAGGCAACGACTTCGTCACCTCGGCGCAGTTCTCGGGTGACAGCCGGGCGCGCATCGTGTTCCGCGAGATCCTGCCGAACATGACGTCGATCATCGCGGGCACGCTCTTCGGAGCGGCGACCGCGGCGATCCTCGCCGAGGCCGGGCTCGAGTTCCTCGGGCTCGGCGACTCCAGCATCGTCAGCTGGGGAACGATGCTCTACTGGGCGCAGAACTCCAACTCCCTGCTCACCGGGCAGTGGCTGCTGCTGTTCGCTCCCGGTCTCTGCATCGCCCTGCTCGCTCTGAGCCTGACACTGATCAACTTCGGCGTGGATGGCATCTCCAATCCGCGCCTGCGAGAGGGGAAGGGCCGATGA
- a CDS encoding ABC transporter permease has translation MKYVLQKVGLFVLTLWAAITLNFFLPRLMPGSPADAAIAKLSQNGPVSDATRAAIEAQLGVPTGSIWDQYVAYLGQVARLDFGVSYTFYPQSVSSMVSTALPYTIGLVGIVTILAFVIGTLIGTAAAWRRGTWLDSLPTLTGSFLSTFPYFWTALLLLFFFGYVLHWFPTTGAYAATTTPGFTWGFIVDLAQHAVLPALTILLTSLGGWIIGMRNAMINTLGEDYVTFAEANGLHGRTIALRYAARNAILPNLTGFGLTLGGVVGGSILVEQVFGYPGIGYLLFNAVIGQDYPLMQALFLMITVSVLIANFLVDILYGVLDPRTRR, from the coding sequence ATGAAGTACGTCCTCCAGAAGGTCGGGCTGTTCGTCCTCACGCTGTGGGCGGCCATCACCCTGAACTTCTTCCTGCCGCGTCTGATGCCGGGATCTCCCGCCGACGCCGCGATCGCGAAGCTCTCGCAGAACGGCCCGGTGTCGGATGCGACGCGGGCCGCGATCGAGGCTCAGCTCGGAGTGCCCACCGGATCGATCTGGGACCAGTACGTGGCCTATCTCGGTCAGGTGGCCCGGCTCGACTTCGGCGTCTCGTACACGTTCTATCCTCAGAGCGTCTCGAGCATGGTCTCGACCGCGCTGCCCTACACGATCGGCCTCGTCGGCATCGTCACGATCCTCGCGTTCGTGATCGGCACGCTGATCGGCACCGCCGCAGCCTGGCGCCGCGGCACCTGGCTCGACAGCCTGCCGACGCTGACCGGATCGTTCCTCAGCACCTTCCCGTATTTCTGGACGGCGCTGCTGCTGCTGTTCTTCTTCGGATACGTGCTGCACTGGTTCCCGACGACGGGAGCGTACGCGGCGACGACCACGCCCGGGTTCACCTGGGGCTTCATCGTCGACCTCGCGCAGCATGCGGTGCTCCCCGCGCTGACGATCCTGCTCACCTCGCTCGGCGGGTGGATCATCGGCATGCGCAACGCGATGATCAACACACTGGGTGAGGACTACGTGACCTTCGCCGAGGCGAACGGTCTGCACGGTCGCACGATCGCCCTCCGATACGCCGCACGCAACGCGATCCTGCCGAACCTCACCGGCTTCGGGCTCACGCTCGGCGGTGTGGTCGGCGGATCGATCCTCGTGGAGCAGGTGTTCGGGTATCCGGGCATCGGCTATCTGCTCTTCAACGCCGTGATCGGGCAGGACTACCCGCTCATGCAGGCGCTCTTCCTGATGATCACCGTGAGCGTGCTCATCGCCAACTTCCTCGTCGACATCCTGTACGGCGTGCTGGATCCAAGGACCCGCCGATGA